One window from the genome of Pseudoliparis swirei isolate HS2019 ecotype Mariana Trench chromosome 24, NWPU_hadal_v1, whole genome shotgun sequence encodes:
- the polq gene encoding DNA polymerase theta isoform X4: MSTSGPPLKKKSYMGQHQIKKKQCFQAPDEPPDECRRHISGKTNKNKDGRVDAGTVCLLGDSTLALDEEMLQVLEAVDPVRPAADNVRPTAASMGARRGSSSSSVFDGDCEQPGWRVNCKDLAKRILFGEDSGEADQARTGPPSIQPPPPPSTSTNAPSCQDTQIRLQVGGSNKMLPPVKTSSQCGDDRGGSSVSADPPLDVSRDFILFSPTRLAAAAKRARLQPSLQNQSASVLAVPSGLDPSALDDTLPQQGIALCAPAGQADKLLLSNWGLPKPVLERYQKHGVTHMFEWQAQCLAAGQALQGGNLVYSGKKPKRLSTEGFPESVAAFPFLEVLLSSAPTSAGKTLVSELLMLKRVLETKRKALFILPFVSVAKEKMHYFQSVFGEAGIRVEGYIGSTSAAGGFAALDVAVCTIEKANSLINRLIEEDSMGLLGMVVVDELHMVGDSGRGYLLELLLTKIRYIAQKQNATGSLSEGVQIVGMSATLPNLGLLASWLGAELYQTDYRPVPLQEHLKVGCNIYDKSLAVVRRFTPALHVKGDDDHIVSLCYETVREGRSVLLFCPSKIWCEKLVDSIAREFYNLRHTERRAEAEPEPVSLDRDGLVDVVAQLRRTPAGLDPVLKRTVPWGVAFHHAGLTFDERDVLEGAFRQGTVRVLAATSTLSSGVNLPARRVIIRTPTFNGHLLDPFTYKQMAGRAGRKGVDTLGESVLVCKEAERQKGISLLKGALQPISSCLVRREGEGVTTSMLRAILEIIVGGVASTPQDVRSYALCSLLAASIKCDGKKESSEETNRGAIEACVEWLMENEFISIQRDEQEERYRPTQLGAATLSSSLSPPEALGIFADLQRAMKGFVLENDLHILYLITPLYAEWTTIDWYQFFCLWEQLSSSMKRVAELVGVQEGFLARSVGGKLVAKTEKQRRQMAIHKRFFTTLVLQDLVNEVPLGTVASKYNCNRGQLQSLQQSASTYAGMVTVFCKRLGWHNMELLLSQYQTRLSFGVQRELVDLVRVSLLNATRARALYAQGLCTVAELARATLADVEKALRNAVPFKSSKRAVDESEGEAAERRSLRCVWVTGGRALTEQEAAVEIVSEARLLLREDLAQLGVRWDPATLPSGAPAANSPDGSEPSSPSQLSSQQTLDNSKEDHQQGDGVKGEGKENKDEDRPEEGMSERKMEKAEGDRDRGNSRKEDGTEPETRRTGDVVQVERSKETQHCKPITKSLMANDSEDPDEKREEHAKSKQGGVEREKAKPEEGETSKRVGPVTRRATRPVPERSLTQDLAEIVSSPLFRATAPPQPSPPPMPPPRLRAPSSRAEEQHRAPTGSSDGDGATGVVESPVRPGRLKHSRALSKVLHSIHNEKSLLDHVEPSEVPSVQNPAPAGRVPSTIQAAEGTPPGVSASTAADVLHSPRSATPASVPLFSPEAKRRRMNVGEADKFSSPELYAGEEEEEEAEGRVKRGGESFGDSFELDTQTERLMVQQACQRRGPEGNREEEVVDVAVEKDTHEGSNACPRFNISLTDSQMELILDTSHPISPGPGGDDVVEGGDEDANPAASESVNRSSSFLFDSLYESPPRLPGQSDDEEIVGLEAGGPLLSTQERRRSELLANQEAEKQEAVQWGESSFNLSEWGDSLLVGQHFLERRSLLRHAERTPEAQRPAAEPQPRPSQMQPRPTTETTTRHEDDEDKDGKNPGLAHKTKRHINAHGVSEAGRRQGAINEEGENGKQVEGKEEMDALLLVNAVLKHPQVQNAPESSFNCSPGLQEIFDRWPSMSDQPWLNTTTGLGAGKNAANAAAVPDQPLPSMQGVRDGASSAVQADAAGSDPPEDRHDLKIVTERPGSAGDLIPPTQETPPVTPRVKLTTSSVQSPLVARPLDRSTPSALVRRKSAIANCPGARPGRGSPPSEAATRTKQSGSTSARSESASEPESPPHASRSLGPPRGRASPSSPRQKLPSNAESPGADGVFTSQLSQEATLSSGSSGGTFSIIDVASDRRLFDAFVNEWRTKERYSLALACEKREQGQQPEEKGKHKRESAAQQKLHGADGFPVRESDGLVLIGLSVCWGARDAYYMSLQQEQSKGLSASLAPPPLDADLPVSERLRQVKTCLTGPAAATAAAHVGGVAVAYDIIKVYKRLVLSCGVSLEANCEDPKVACWLVDPGSEERTLPNMVTVYCPEELPLLDGLGNAHAHCPRVRAATESVLVLSVMRRLAGLLEKDGMLGVFRSVEMPSQVSLAVLELNGLGFSVRESERQKHVMQAKLAALESQAYDLAGHSFSLTSVDDIAQSYTCLQTATWAEPKARRLSATAGEERPAESGWASSSAPLRMFWRSSAPCTCCRALFWSGGGSRTP, translated from the exons ATGAGCACCTCTGGTCCGCccttgaaaaagaaaagctaCATGGGGCAGCACCAGATCAAGAAGAAACAATG TTTCCAAGCTCCTGATGAGCCACCAGACGAATGCAGACGGCACATATCAGGCAAAACCAACAAGAACAAGGACGGCCGGGTG GATGCAGGCACAGTATGTCTACTGGGAGATTCCACATTGGCTCTTGATGAAGAAATGCTACAGGTGTTGGAGGCTGTGGACCCGGTGAGGCCTGCAGCCGACAATGTGCGCCCAACGGCAGCAAGCATGGGTGCACGGCGAGGGTCGTCGTCATCTTCTGTCTTTGACGGCGATTGTGAGCAACCAGGGTGGCGAGTCAACTGCAAGGACCTTGCAAAGAGGATCCTGTTCGGTGAGGACTCTGGGGAAGCGGATCAAGCTCGGACGGGCCCGCCGAGCatccagccgccgccgccgccttccACAAGCACCAATGCACCATCCTGCCAGGACACACAAATCCGTCTCCAAGTAGGCGGCTCCAACAA GATGCTTCCACCCGTAAAAACAAGCTCTCAGTGTGGTGATGACAGAGGTGGGTCAAGCGTGAGTGCTGACCCCCCTCTGGATGTATCCAGGGACTTCATCTTGTTCAGTCCCACCCGCCTCGCAGCCGCCGCGAAGAGGGCCAGACTCCAGCCGTCGCTCCAGAACCAGTCCGCCTCCGTGCTCGCTGTGCCCAGCGGTTTAGACCCGAGTGCTCTCGACGACACTCTGCCTCAGCAAG GCATTGCCCTATGTGCTCCCGCGGGGCAAGCCGACAAGCTGCTGCTATCCAACTGGGGCTTACCAAAACCTGTCCTGGAGCGCTACCAGAAACACGGTGTGACTCACATGTTCGAATGGCAGGCCCAGTGCCTCGCTGCCGGACAGGCGCTGCAGGGAGGTAACCTGGTGTACTCTGGTAAGAAGCCCAAACGCCTCTCTACGGAGGGATTCCCAGAGTCGGTCGCTGCTTTCCCCTTTTTAGAAGTCCTTCTTTCTTCAGCCCCTACGAGTGCTGGAAAAACTCTGGTCTCGGAGCTGCTGATGCTGAAGCGTGTGTTGGAGACTAAAAGAAAAGCCCTCTTCATCCTGCCATTTGTCTCCGTGGCCAAAGAGAAGATGCATTACTTTCag AGTGTATTTGGAGAGGCAGGCATTCGCGTGGAGGGCTATATCGGCAGCACCTCGGCCGCTGGAGGGTTCGCGGCGCTGGATGTGGCTGTGTGCACCATAGAAAAAGCCAACTCTCTCATTAACCGACTCATTGAGGAGGACAGCATGGGTCTACTAG GTATGGTGGTGGTGGATGAGTTGCATATGGTTGGTGATTCGGGAAGAGGATACCTACTAGAACTGCTCCTAACCAAAATCCGCTACATTGCGCAGAAGCAGAACGCCACTGG GTCTCTCTCCGAGGGCGTGCAGATCGTTGGTATGAGCGCCACCTTGCCCAACCTCGGCCTCCTGGCCAGCTGGTTGGGTGCAGAGCTCTACCAGACGGACTACAGGCCCGTGCCCCTGCAGGAGCACCTCAAAGTGGGCTGCAACATCTACGACAAGAGCCTCGCTGTGGTCCGGCGGTTCACTCCGGCGCTCCACGTTAAG GGCGACGACGACCACATCGTGAGCTTGTGCTATGAGACTGTGAGGGAGGGACGCTCTGTGCTGCTGTTCTGCCCCTCGAAGATTTGGTGTGAGAAGCTGGTGGACAGCATCGCCAGAGAGTTCTACAACCTCAGGCATACCG AACGTCGGGCCGAAGCGGAGCCCGAGCCGGTGTCTCTGGATCGGGATGGACTCGTGGACGTCGTAGCACAGTTGAGACGAACTCCAGCTGGTTTGGACCCCGTCCTCAAGAGAACTGTGCCATGGGGGGTGGCCTTCCACCACGCTG GTTTGACATTTGACGAGCGTGACGTGTTGGAGGGAGCTTTTCGCCAGGGCACCGTCAGAGTCCTGGCCGCCACCTCGACACTCTCCTCGGGGGTTAATCTCCCGGCTCGCAGGGTCATCATTCGAACCCCTACCTTCAATGGCCACCTGTTGGACCCGTTCACGTACAAACAGATGGCAGGACGAGCGGGGAGAAAAGGAGTGGACACTCTCG GTGAGAGTGTGCTGGTGTGTAAGGAGGCGGAGCGTCAGAAAGGTATCAGTCTCCTCAAGGGGGCTcttcagccaatcagcagctgCCTGGTgagaagggagggagaaggCGTCACCACCAGCATGCTGCGAGCCATCCTGGAG ATCATTGTCGGAGGGGTTGCCAGCACTCCACAGGATGTGCGGTCGTATGCTTTGTGCTCGCTACTGGCTGCCAGCATAAAATGTGACGGCAAAAAAGAGTCAAGCGAAGAGACCAACCGAGGAGCTATTGAGGCCTGTGTTGAATGGCTGATGGAGAACGAATTTATCAGTATCCAGAGGGACGAACAAG AGGAGCGGTACCGTCCCACTCAACTCGGTGCTGCCACCCTTTCCTcgtccctctcccctcccgaGGCTTTGGGAATATTTGCAGATCTCCAGCGGGCCATGAAGGGCTTTGTGCTGGAAAATGACTTGCACATCCTTTATCTG ATCACCCCGTTGTACGCCGAGTGGACCACCATAGACTGGTACCAGTTCTTCTGTCTGTGGGAACAGCTGTCGTCGTCGATGAAGAGAGTCGCGGAGCTCGTGGGCGTCCAGGAAGGTTTCCTCGCGAGATCTGTCGGCGGCAAACTCGTCGCCAAGACGGAGAAGCAGCGCAGACAGATGGCCATTCACAAACG GTTTTTCACCACCCTTGTGCTCCAGGATCTGGTGAACGAGGTGCCTCTGGGAACGGTGGCCTCCAAATACAACTGCAATCGTGGGCAGCTGCAGTCCCTCCAGCAGTCTGCTTCGACATATGCAG GTATGGTGACGGTGTTCTGCAAGCGCCTGGGCTGGCACAACATGGAGCTGCTGCTTTCCCAGTACCAGACCAGGCTGAGCTTCGGCGTCCAGAGGGAGCTGGTCGACCTCGTCAGGGTGTCCCTGCTGAATGCGACGCGAGCCAGAGCGCTGTACGCACAGGGCCTCTGCACCGTCGCTGAACTAGCCCGGGCTACCCTGGCTGATGTGGAGAAAGCCCTGAGGAACGCTGTGCCATTTAAGAG CTCGAAGCGCGCAGTGGATGAGAGCGAGGGGGAGGCGGCTGAGAGACGGAGCCTTCGCTGCGTCTGGGTCACCGGCGGCCGGGCCCTGACGGAGCAGGAGGCCGCCGTTGAGATCGTGTCTGAGGCGAGGCTCCTCCTCCGGGAAGACCTGGCCCAGTTAGGAGTGCGATGGGACCCGGCGACCCTTCCATCGGGGGCTCCTGCTGCGAACAGCCCCGACGGTTCAGAGCCCTCATCACCATCACAGCTCAGCTCACAGCAAACACTGGACAACAGCAAAGAAGATCACCAGCAAggagacggggtcaaggggGAGGGAAAGGAGAATAAAGACGAAGATAGACCTGAGGAAGGTATGTCTGAAAGGAAAATGGAGAAAGCAGAAGGGGACAGAGACCGAGGGAACTCCAGAAAGGAAGACGGGACGGAGCCAGAAACCAGACGAACGGGAGATGTAGTGCAAGTGGAGAGAAGCAAAGAAACGCAACACTGCAAGCCTATTACAAAATCATTAATGGCAAATGACTCAGAAGATCCAgatgaaaaaagagaagagcatGCAAAGTCAAAGCAAGGAGGGGTAGAGCGTGAGAAAGCAAAGCCGGAGGAAGGCGAGACGAGTAAAAGAGTCGGACCGGTGACTCGCCGGGCGACCCGTCCTGTTCCTGAGCGGAGCCTGACGCAGGACCTGGCCGAGATCGTGTCGAGCCCCCTGTTTCGAGCAACGGCGCCTCCCCAGCCATCTCCTCCCCCTATGCCTCCCCCCCGCCTTCGAGCTCCGTCATCCCGAGCAGAAGAACAACACCGAGCTCCAACAGGGTCGTCGGACGGAGACGGTGCCACAGGGGTCGTTGAGTCACCCGTCCGACCGGGAAGGCTGAAGCACTCGAGAGCCTTAAGCAAAGTCCTCCACTCTATACACAATGAGAAAAGCCTACTGGACCATGTAGAACCCTCTGAGGTTCCCTCGGTCCAGAACCCTGCACCTGCAGGCCGGGTGCCTTCAACCATTCAAGCTGCTGAAGGAACCCCTCCCGGGGTTTCCGCGTCTACAGCTGCAGACGTGTTGCACTCCCCCCGGAGCGCCACGCCTGCCTCCGTTCCATTGTTCTCGCCCGAGGCGAAGCGGCGGAGGATGAACGTCGGAGAGGCCGATAAGTTCTCGTCTCCCGAGCTGTAtgcgggagaagaagaagaagaagaagctgagggACGTgttaaaagaggaggagagagtttcGGCGACAGCTTTGAATTGGACACCCAGACTGAGAGACTCATGGTTCAGCAGGCATGCCAacgcagaggaccagaggggaaccgagaggaggaagtggtAGATGTCGCTGTGGAGAAGGACACACATGAGGGGAGTAACGCTTGTCCCAGATTCAATATTTCTCTCACAGACAGCCAGATGGAGCTCATCCTTGACACCAGCCACCCG atTTCTCCAGGTCCAGGTGGGGATGACGTGGTTGAGGGTGGTGACGAGGACGCCAACCCGGCTGCCTCCGAGAGCGTCAACAGAAGCAGCAGCTTCCTGTTCGACAGCCTGTACGAAAGCCCGCCGCGGCTCCCCGGCCAATCGGACGACGAGGAGATCGTTGGCCTGGAGGCCGGAGGCCCCCTTTTGTCGACCCAGGAGCGAAGGCGCAGCGAGCTCCTCGCCAACCAGGAGGCGGAGAAGCAGGAGGCCGTGCAGTGGGGCGAGTCCTCCTTCAACCTGTCCGAGTGGGGCGACTCGCTGCTCGTGGGCCAGCACTTTCTGGAGAGGCGGAGCTTGCTCAGACACGCAGAGAGAACTCCTGAAGCTCAGCGACCCGCCGCCGAGCCGCAACCCAGACCCAGTCAGATGCAGCCCCGCCCCACCACTGAGACCACAACTCGACACGAGGACGACGAGGACAAAGACGGCAAGAATCCAGGCCTCGCACACAAAACTAAACGGCACATTAACGCACACGGTGTCAGTGAAGCAGGCCGGAGACAGGGAGCGATAAATGAAGAGGGTGAAAATGGTAAGCAAGTAGAAGGGAAAGAGGAAATGGATGCTTTGCTGTTGGTAAATGCAGTTTTAAAACACCCGCAAGTCCAGAACGCACCCGAAAGCTCTTTTAATTGCAGCCCTGGGTTGCAAGAGATCTTTGACCGCTGGCCTAGTATGTCTGACCAGCCCTGGCTGAACACCACTACGGGCCTCGGAGCCGGCAAAAACGCTGCAAATGCGGCAGCCGTCCCAGATCAACCTCTGCCCTCGATGCAGGGGGTCAGAGACGGGGCGAGCTCGGCCGTCCAGGCGGACGCTGCGGGGAGCGATCCTCCAGAGGACCGGCACGACCTCAAGATTGTAACGGAGAGACCCGGCTCTGCTGGCGACCTCATTCCCCCGACTCAGGAGACCCCGCCCGTCACCCCCAGAGTAAAACTGACCACCTCATCCGTCCAGTCTCCTCTCGTCGCTCGGCCACTCGACCGGTCGACTCCCTCGGCCCTTGTGCGGCGGAAATCTGCGATCGCGAATTGCCCCGGAGCTCGTCCAGGACGCGGCAGTCCTCCGTCAGAAGCTGCCACTCGCACCAAGCAGTCGGGTTCCACGTCGGCTCGCAGCGAGTCCGCTTCAGAACCGGAATCCCCGCCGCACGCCAGCCGCAGCCTCGGCCCTCCCCGAGGCCGAGCCTCTCCGTCCTCCCCCCGGCAGAAGCTTCCCTCTAACGCGGAATCGCCCGGTGCTGACGGAGTATTTACCTCGCAGCTGTCCCAGGAGGCGACGCTCTCTTCCGGCAGCTCGGGGGGGACGTTCTCCATCATCGACGTGGCGAGTGACCGGCGCCTCTTCGACGCCTTCGTTAACGAGTGGAGGACGAAGGAGCGCTACTCTCTGGCCTTGGCCTGTGAAAAGAGGGAGCAGGGGCAGCAGCCGGAGGAGAAGGGGAAACACAAGAGAG AGTCTGCAGCTCAGCAAAAGCTCCACGGGGCCGACGGTTTTCCGGTAAGAGAGAGCGATGGACTGGTGTTGATCGGACTGTCGGTCTGCTGGGGAGCAAGAGACGCGTACTACATGTCTCTGCAGCAGGAGCAGAGCAAAg GTTTGAGCGCCAGTCTGGCCCCTCCCCCGCTGGACGCAGACTTGCCAGTGAGCGAGAGGCTGCGGCAGGTGAAGACCTGTCTGACGGGGCCGGcggccgccaccgccgccgctcaCGTTGGGGGCGTGGCTGttgcgtatgacatcatcaaggtGTACAAGAGGCTCGTGCTGAGCTGCGGCGTCAGCTTGGAGGCAAACTGCGAGGATCCCAAG GTTGCGTGCTGGCTGGTGGACCCCGGCAGCGAGGAGAGGACTCTGCCCAACATGGTGACCGTCTACTGTCCTGAAGAGTTGCCTCTGCTGGACGGACTTGGGAACGCACACGCCCACTGTCCCCGCGTCAGGGCGGCGACGGAGAGCGTGCTCGTGCTCTCCGTCATGAGGCGCCTCGCCGGGCTGCTGGAGAAGGACGGCATGCTTG GTGTATTCCGGAGCGTCGAGATGCCCTCCCAGGTGTCTCTGGCGGTGTTGGAGTTGAACGGGTTGGGCTTCAGCGtccgagagagcgagagacagaaacACGTGATGCAGGCCAAACTCGCGGCGCTGGAGTCGCAGGCGTACGACCTGGCGGGGCACAGCTTCTCCCTGACCAGCGTCGACGACATAGCACAG AGCTACACCTGCCTCCAAACGGCGACGTGGGCGGAGCCAAAAGCAAGAAGACTCTCGGCTACAGCAGGAGAGGAGCGGCCGGCCGAGTCCGGCTGGGCAAGCAGTTCAGCACCACTAAG GATGTTCTggagaagctccgccccctgcacCTGCTGCCGGGCGTTATTCTGGAGTGGAGGCGGATCACGAACGCCTTGA